The Natribaculum luteum genome contains the following window.
GCCGTCGTGTTCGACCAGCATGTCGACGTAATCCCGGAAGACCGCGGACAACGAGATGTCGCGCTCTTCGGCGATGTCCTGGAGCGCCTCGAACGCGTCCTCGCTCACCCGAAACGAGATCGTCTTGTTCTTGTTGCCCATGGTATCTGTATTCCGTACGGTGGCTACTTAATCGTTCGTCAGACTGACTGCTCTGCAGATGGGATATCCGTACGAACGCAGTCGAATTCACCGCCAGGTCTGCTCGATCGGTTGCGTCTCGCGATCGGAGCGATCACTCGAGACGACTCGGTCGATCGAAAACGGCAGGTGGTGGATGGTGGTGTGTCGTGTCGGTCGATCAGGGCGTCGCTTCCGTCTCCTCTAGGCTCTCGAGTGCCTGGATCACGTCGCGACGGTAGTTCTCGACGGGCGAGTCGTACCGTTCGCGGGCCATCTGGGCGTACTCGTTGCTGGATGCAGTCGAAGCTCCTTCGGGATCCGCCTGCTCGGCTTCCCACTCCTCGAACGCCTCGATCCGCTCGAGCGTTCGTTCGGCGGTCTCGACGACCCAGCGGTCGCGCGTCGCATCGTCGACGACGGCGATCGTCTCGGGACGGACCGAGACGTTGATCGTGCCGTCTTCGGGTTCGTAGGTCCGGGGTTTGCCGACGACGGCGACGTACGCCGGCGGTTCGGTCTCCCGAAGCACCGAGGCGGCTTCGGGCTGGTACTGGCCGGCGTAGACGAAGAACGTCCCCGTCGGATCGACGACGCGGCCGCGCCAGTACTCGCTCTCGTCGCCGACGTCTTCGGTTTCGGTGAGC
Protein-coding sequences here:
- a CDS encoding RPA family protein, translating into MSQAQLTREVARRVFASEFNDSTYTFKESDDERAPNYALLPTGDRANRVFVVGTLTETEDVGDESEYWRGRVVDPTGTFFVYAGQYQPEAASVLRETEPPAYVAVVGKPRTYEPEDGTINVSVRPETIAVVDDATRDRWVVETAERTLERIEAFEEWEAEQADPEGASTASSNEYAQMARERYDSPVENYRRDVIQALESLEETEATP